The Phaenicophaeus curvirostris isolate KB17595 chromosome 23, BPBGC_Pcur_1.0, whole genome shotgun sequence genome includes the window GGAAGGGCAGTAGCTGCTACTGTGCAATAGCACTTTGTGCATATAATACAAGTCTGCTGGgtctggggaaggggaagatgGGAATTAGCTCAGGAGTTCCACCAGCTGTCAGAGACTGGGATTTGTCTGGACACGACCACGCTCCAATATGGGTGGACCAAGCCTCGTGCTATCTCTGAAGTGCTGTGCCCTGTAAGGCTACGGCGTTCCCTGAGCTGTGGCTGGGCTGCTCACCTGGTGATGGCAAAACCGTGAGCCGCTCCAGAGGCTTGGTTTCCTCATGCCTTTTCCTTGGAGGACGCAATGGCAGTATTAACTGACATCGCTGGTGTAAGAATGCTGCAGCTCCTAAGGGGATCAGCACATAGACTTGCATGGCCATATGCAGAGGAAAGGTATTAAAGCCTGTCCTTCAAGATGGGGGAAAAGGGCCAAATTTAGGGGTTgcggggaaaaaaaggaggggttTGAACTAAGTGAGTATTAACAGCTTGAAAAATTCTCGACTAATGGCTTGTTTAATGCACTTTGTACAGCAActaaaaatcaataaagagCTTTATGTCTAACCACCTAAAAAAAGAGGTGAGATTTGACAGCTACTGAGGAGTTATTTGAGGGGATTGAGGGAAGTCTGTACTTTCCCATGGGAAAAGAGCGCAGCATTAAGGGAGCGAGGGGCACCTCATCCTGCCCAAGATCTTGGGCACCCCCAGAGTTAACGAGAGCCACGGTAATGAGCAAGTTGGCATTAACTTTATTCTATCTTCTGTATAATCTCAAGTACATAAGAAAGGTTTTTCCACAAGCCTCAGGAGAAGACGCGTACAAGTCACAGGACAGtctcaaattaaaaaattgcatatttttttttttgtaagttttgtcctagagaaaaagaacattgaCACTTTACAGAGGAAATGCATTAAAGAGATGCTTATGCCACCCGAGGCATTGGAAAAATGAAGGTCAAAGCACGTGCAGCTCCCTTTGTGGGTCAGTACAGTACTGTGTCTCAGATCCATCGCTCTGCGCCAGCGCCCTGGAGCAGAGGCTGTGAGCTTCTGCCAAAGCGAAGAGCCAAGCgacagggaaagggggaggTGGAGAGGATTCACTGTATGGGGACTGATTACGGATGAGGAAGAGAGGGATGAACCAACAAGATCCAACTTGAATATTTACAATACTGCACTACTGACCCTGGAATGGAGGAGACCCTTCCTCTGCCGTAGGGGACAGGCTCAGAAGAATCGTCCTGGAAGACTGAACCTGAGTTCAGCTGCTCCGAGAAGGAAGCCCTGGGGTCAGGGCAAAGATTCCCTGGTGAGGGTGGAGGGCTCATGGAATAAGAGGTGCTCAGCTCCAAGCTACCAGCCAGACTGCTGGTTACTTCGCTGCAGTCTTCCTGTGGCACTGAATAACATAAAGCCTCCTGTCATGGCACAATCAGAAGCACACTGAGCTAGCAGGAATGATGAAAGAGAAATCGGGGTGGAATGCTATGGCTCAGGTCCTCAGCCTTTGATCCAACAAAGCCATTCCCACATCCTGTAATGCCACCAACTACTACACAGAGGTGGAATtaacagcttccagtacctcCTTGAGACatacctgaaccctgaccaacGTAAACCGTTACCTGTTAAAAAAGGGGACAACACTCCTCTCTTACATGAACAGTTTGCTTAAAGgcaatacaaaaaaacccaaacaatgcTCTGAAAGCCAACTGCCAGTACTGGCTGTGAAATCCACCAAAAATCTGACTGCATCAATTGGTGCAGTTAGATCAgacaagggaagaaagaaaatacaccCTCCTGCTAACAGATGTGGCCAATAACTGACCAGCCAACCTACAGCCAACCCAGCCAGAGGCGTTTCAGTGGCAGCAGGCAGCTGTGTCTCTTAGgcagaaaagaagcattttgagaGCAGAAAGGTACAAGAAATCTAAGAGAATCATCTGAAAGCAGATTTGTCccacagcagggccagggaagggCATGAGCCTTGGAGCGTTTCTGCTTAGCCAGCAATTTCTGTCACAGTGGTAACCAACTTCTGACCATTCCACACCGTCTTGAACTGTTCTGGGACAGGGAATTCAGTCTGGAGGGTAGAAACAGAAACCTGTTGTCAAAAATCAGCTTATGACCGAGACCAGTAACTGCTCCCACAGCTTTAAGcacttattttcttaaatacatgCTATGCTCCCTCCTATACCACAAGTGCTGTTGGTTCTGCCCCCATGATCCCGCAGGAGAAACTCTCACAAAACAGCAAGTATTTAATTCAAAAGACAAACAACTCTGCTGGTTTTAGCATATGGTCATCATTCACGCCTCCCAGCCCAGAGCATGGGACTGTCCCTCCAGACCTTGCTGTTACAACATTCGCTGCAGGACTCAGAGTAGGAATCCTGTGTACAATACCCTGCCCCCCACGCAGACCAAGCTGATGCCAAAACTTAGCACTTACAAAATCACCACCCTCTGTTGGAATAAGGATGTTCATCTCTGATGACTTGGCACTGACAATTTCGCAGTCTAGGGAGTCCTTGCTCAGGTACACGTGGCAACCGTCTGTCTTGTTGATGGAAATCGTTGGCACTTTACCCATTACCTAGCAGGTCACAGCAAAAGCGAGGGGTGAGCATTCACTTGAACAGGGCAACCGCAACATCCTTCCTTTGTGTTTGCCTTCAAGGCCAGAGGTTGGTTTAACTCCagctctcccctccccccaccaCTGCTCTCAAGTACTCCCACCCTGGCATTCTTGTTTTGATCTCTTTAGAACAAAACTACAGCCAAGGCTGGGCAAGCTGACTATCCCAATTCAGATACAAAACTGGAATCAGTGAATTCCACTGCTGGTACCTACTCTGGCAGCCATATGCTGCCCACCTCGGCTCTTTTATCTAGAGCCCTGGAGCAGCTCAGAGAGGCTAATTTCCACCCTTTCCAAAGGGCTGAGCAGGGTAAGCTGCAGAGTAGTACAAGGGATGACATTTCATGGATATTCTCCACAGATGTACACTCTGGCTCTTGGAAATACAGAGCCTGTGGAAGCAGATACTACAGACACTGTTGTATAGTGCAGCAGTCGCACTCCAGGCAGAGAATGGGTTGCAGGCACTCACCTGAACTTTAACATCCCTGCTGTTAATGATCTCCACGATGCCCACCACATCATCAAACACCAGACCCAGCTTCTTACAGTTATCTGTAACCAAAGACAGAACAGCTCACAGTAAGGTTTTGGAGACTCAGCCTTTTGCAAACAGACAGCACGCAGAAGCAGTTTTCAGGGTTTCTCCACATACCGAGGGTGATGGAGTTGATCTTGCCTTTGATTTGGAGTGTACTATTTGTGCACTTGAAAACATATGCCACCTGCTTCAACTCTGTGTCACTGATGACCAAGTTAGTGGCATTCTCCTGGTTTTCCTGAAAAGGCAGGGAAAACACCTTTTAGTTTCTGAATGCAGACCAGTGAATCCATGTGAACAGTGGGGCACAGAGCAGCCCCTTTCAAAGCAAATGCCTGTACCTTCAGGCTGGTGCCTCTCACAAGAAAGGCCTTCAGGagacccctccctgctgcaAAGCTCCCATCCCTCCAACCCACTCATGCCGATGCCAGGCACTCACCACTCTCCACTTTTTGCCCTCTAATTCTAGCAACGCAGGTGCCTTTGGAGAGTTTTTCTGGGAGGGATTAGCATTACAGGCTGGTTTGGGAGCAGTGAAAGGTTTCGGTCCACTTCTCACAGGACCCCCTTGGTTCTTCAGTGCTGGATTCTTGTGGGTCTTCATGTCATCGGAAACATGTCTTAAGCCTGCAGGGAAAGTCAACCCTGAGCTCCAGCTCTCCTCTGAGAATGCAGTTTCACAAATGCCAGACATCCACGATTACAGCAACCAGCATGACAACATTTTTCataattcaaataaattattgAGGCTGGGCTCAATCTAAGCCTGAGCTTGAGTGACAGTGAGCTCAAGAGGGAGCGCGAAACACTCCACACAACACTGATAACACAAGATGCCCTGTAGAACCACAACAGGCCAGCTCTCCCATTTCCCAGCTGGAAAAAGCCTTGAGCCAAGCACTCACTTCTGCTTCCCCTCTGTCCTGATTGCTGTCCAGGTAACGGTGTAATGGTAATGGAGCCAGGCAGGCAGCTGAAGGGCTCCCTCTCCCTGTTCCAGCTAGAGACCAATCTGTTGCTACCCCtgatggagaaggctgagaacACCAACTCAGATGTGCTCCCTTTGTCCCTGTGAGCTGCCTCAGGGCTGCTTAGGTTCTGCTCAGCCCCCATGGGCTGTGGTTATTACAGGACACTGAGGGACGCAGCAGAACAAGGATTTGCAGCACAACCGTTCTCTTACTGGCGGCTGCCCTCCCTCCACAGCCACTTCCACCTACCAGAGGTGATCCCTTCTCCCCGATTGATCTGGGCGAAGAGCGCGGAGCGGGAGGCAGAGTCATCCGTGCTGGAGCATGTGGGGGCAGGAGCAGGTGGGGGAGGAGGACCTGGTGGGGGAGGCGCAGCCCCAGCTGGTGGAGCAGACGGCGATTTAGCCCCTTCTGTTGCTACAGGACCCTGTAAGAGGCCAGCAAGAGGAAAGGCAATTGCACAAGCTCCATATCTGCTGCAATAACCACCCAAAACTCATCTGAGAAGCTCCTGCAGGTGCAGCCAGCACTTACCGTTTTGCTCCAAGCCAGCCCTGTGGTGTGATACTCTTTGATATAGGCCTGCAGCTCCGTCCAGATACTCAGATAAGCTTTCACCCAATCCACGTGCTTTTTGTCGCTGAGGATACGAGAGATCATGAGGAGTGAGCCAGTGCATTTGCCATTAAAACCCAAGCGCTACAGACAATTCTTTATGTCCCTCAGCCTGCAGAGAAGATGTGGCTGGGCCAGCATGATGGCCTCACACCTCCACCGCACAcaacagccctgctctgcacctTAACCCACTGTAACTGAGGAGCCTGGTACTTCCAACAAGACCCATTCCCCTAAACACAACTTGCTGCCCTGGGAAACAGTTCAGCCACCAGACGATACTGGGGCAAGAGCAGCAATACTATTGCTACCAGAGATTCCACATGAACACAAGGAATCTTGTCCCTAAGAATCAATAAAGAACAGCTAAGTGAGGCTTTAGAGATATATCCTGCCTTTAAAATGAACTAATAAAAGACTAAGGCAGCTACGGTGAGACACTGGAGTAGCTGTGACACACCCAGTTAGCTGTGTTCTTTATGAAAGAAGGCAAACTTACACATCCTTGTACTCCTTGAGGATCCGGTTGGTATAAAACATGGCAGCATCGGTCATTTCCTTCACATAAGGGCCAGGCTTTGGAGcctaaagaagaaagaacacaTTGGCATGTAGCAGCTAACCAGGGAACCAGACTTTTCCCACGAGCCCGAGAAAACCACTTCCCACTGGAGTTCTTACCATGGCCACCCATCCCAGGGCTGGGATGCTCTCACTGACTGCTGATAAGTGATTGAACAGTTTGCTACCACGGTTCTTCTCCCTGAAATTCTGTACCAATTGGATTTGCTCTGAAATCGGTTTCAGAAGCGATGGGAACACATTCTGGAGGACAAGAGAGACAGTAACAATTAGGAACACTAGTGGTGCTCTGGAATGGCTGCACATCTTCATGGGCAGCTCTGTTGAGATGACGGTCACTCAGAGGAAGATTCCAGCTGGCAAAAGTTACTACCACAGCCCCTATCCAGGCCTGGCCCTCTCCACGAGTTGAGCATGGTCCCACAGCCTAGCTCCTCCAGGGCTGAAGTCACAGCTCTCAGACGGATTGGTACTATGGGAGTACGCCAAGAACTGTGACTCACGTTCAATCCAAGAGGCACTGACAAAGCTTGTTAGTAACAAGGACAGAAATAGCATTTGCCTTTGCTGGATTCTTTTGTTCCAAGACAGTCTGTCAAATTCTTCGTCTCCTTTATAAGTCCTCAGAGAAGGGGTGCTCTGCAGGGATGTGTCATTTGGGAACTACAGCCTGCAGTGCAGTCAGAGTCGCAACCAGCTCTCAAGTCACCCTAGCAAGCTGGACTTCAGGATTCAAGTTACTTCTCAAGTCAATCCAAGCCTGTATCTGCATGATTTGATTTGTTTCTGTGTGTTGTCCACTTGGAATGCTGACTAGAAGTGTTTAGAACTTTCCCAGGGTCAGAGCAAAGCAACCAATACACATTTCCAGAGATGCCTGCCTCCTAGGCAACTTTTCCCTCAGATCAACTGGGGGCAGCAGTGAGGGGCAAATTTAggcaaaagttatttttcaaagcTTAGGCATTTCATTTTACTATTCCTTCCTCTGTTtagatgaaaacagagaagttCCAAGACCACTGGCCAGGCTGAACTTTCAGAAGGTTCAGCCTGGTACCACTGTCACGTAACAGGTAGGGAAATTCTTCACCACCAGCAATGAGAGTTCATACATTTTGCATCTTAAACTGGCTACTCCAGAACTGACTTGACTCCTGTACAACTGTCTCCACAAAAACTCACACTATGTTAACGGTGTTGTTTGTTCATGATCCTTCATATAAACAATGTGTCAGTGGAATTTTTAAGGAGATTCCCAGACTGGAGGCTATAGCAGCCTCCCAGCAAGTCTGGCGAAAGAAAAGCAATCTCCGATGTTGAGTTTAGGGGAAAAGATGCAGATATATTTGGCAGTGAATAGGAAAGTGGCACAGAAAACCAGCTACCATGGTGTAACAGTAAAGCCATGACTGAGCCAGACaataactgcaaagaaaatcaaGACGGGATCGTGTTGCTCAAGAAAAGCAGTTCTCAGCAGGGAAAAGCCAATGCATTCAGGATCAGATCTCAGTCACACATCCTGCTGAGAGGCAGCAGCCTGGGGAAAAGTGTTAAATTACTCACTAAGGACAAATCAATCCTAAGAGCCTAGCTATTACCCAGAGGCCACTCAGTGGAGACAAGCTCTGTTATACTTCAGGAGGAGTTTAATGCGTGGAAGTCTATAAGCATCACATAATGAAAAGCATGCGCTATCCAAATCCCAGTGCGGCTCCTGTCTCAGACGAGTTCCTGTCTGTAGGTTGCATCTCAGGAACAGAGATTGTGCGGTACTGGTGCCAACTGAAACTTGAGACAGGCACTGCAAGGTGACACTGCTGCTCTGACAGCAACAAAAACTTGTGGCTCCAACGGCTGGGAAATGCTCTGCGGCTCTAAGGATCAGCCTGTGGAATGCTGCCCAGTGCTGGGCACTCAGAACAGGTCACACTTTCAGCAAATGCCACCTCACGGACACAAGTGTCCCCAGGCCTCTTCTGGTTTCTCATCTGGAGCAATTGCAACAGCCCAGATTCCCCTATGCTTGCAGTCATCCCCTCTCCGAGGTACAGGCCTACACAGCTTCCAATGAGTGACTCCCAGACTTACCTCTGCTGGCTGCTGGTGTTGAGAAGCCATCATGAGAAGAGCCCTCTCGCTCATCAAACCTGTATAAACCATCTCAGCCTAAGAATAGAGAGAAATATAAGAGAGCTTGCCTTCTACCCAGCAAAACACCAACAGTCATCCAAGCTCCCGCTGCCCACCATTCCTAGTGTGTAAGAAAGCAGCTGTGCTGATCTCAAAGCACATGCTCTTGAGGACACCCATCCTCAGAGAAAATTCACAGGAATGCGAcagctcctgggctgcatcactGGCCTAAAGGCATGCACCAGTCTACAAAGAGAGCTTGGCACCTAACTAGCAAAGACTTCAAGAAGGTTTGATTCATCCTGTGTGTGTAGGTGGCATCTGCTGGAGGCTGTCTGGGCATCTGCATCTGTTTTGAAGCCTCAGGGATTATAAACATCCTCGAATACGGTGCTCAAGGAATGCAAACACTGAGAGCAAACTTGGCCCTTAACAGCCCCAAAGGACAAGCAGTATCTGTTTAGAGTGGAGGGAGAGGAACACAAGTACTTACATGCTGCTGCACATCCCCACCAACTTCCTTGCTGATCTTGACGTACTCAGCTACTGGACCCGCCAGAAGGGCATCGAAGGCCTGCACGTACTGCACCACTCCTGTGGAGAGGGAACCAGAGCACAAGCGTCACTGAGAGGTGCCAAGCAGGCTCACACATGCACCATGCTCCTGGGctgcttctccctcctgctccacACTCAGCCTTCCTCTCCTGGTCAAATCAACCAAAGGCGGGAGGCTCAGCCTGAAGCATGCAGTCGAACGCAGCTGCGGGAAGTGCAACAGCCACAGGAAGCCCTCAACTTAGCACAACAGTAACCACAGGCCTCTCTATTTGCACAGGATCTGCTGCAGAACTCACTTCCTTTCTGTGCGCAGACAGCTCATTGAACAGCCCTCTGCACACCCTCTGCGAGTAGTGCCCGGGCAGCCACAGTGAATGCTGGAGTCCAACACCACCACACCGCCCAGCTGATGCTCCAGCCTAGGGACTCCTGTGAGGTGATGCTGCTGAGGAGGTGCTGTGGGCCTTACCTTTGGAAGAACTTTCTCCACACATGCCAGGTCCTTGGCACACCGTCTCCAGGCGCTCCACAGCTTTCTCCAACCGTTCAACCAGTCTCTCCATCTCTACTGCTGTCCACAATCTGCACAGACAGAACACAATTATTCATTTCCTCATATGCCAAATGTTGCAGAGGGTTTATCAGCTCTCTGGTATGAGCTCCACTAGTCCCGAAAGAATAATTTCTGccttgctctgcagcagagtGCCCTCGCATTAGCAGAGATGTTCAGATTACACAACAGCCATGCACACAGCCACCTTCTACAGCCACAGTCACTCCTTAATGGCCAGTTTCTATTCCATTGCAAGGACTCCTTACACATATAAGGGTACTAAAACTTATATCTTCTAACCTTTTCCTGACACCACTCAATAAAACAAAGTCTGCACAGAATCTCACTGCAGTCAGTTCTTGGCCAAGGTCACAGCTATGACCGTACACCAGACCAAGTAGAAGAGCTTCACCAGGTGATCAGGCACCTCAGGTCAGAACCAGGGGGTCTGATTCTGCAAGTGCACCTGCAGGGACCTCCTGGAGTCTTGAATTCCTCCAAGGAACATCTGTAACTCCAGCATCGCTACAGTACAGAGCATCAGTGTACAGAATGAGCTGCCCTGGCACACGCTaaggagcagctgcagaaacTGCTGCTGCAATAACACAGCCGTCCGCCCTCTCCGTCCACAGACACCCATGTCTGTGCTGCAGAATCTACCCTGCAGGAGCTGAGCGGGAAGGCAATTCAGCCACACAAGTCATTGCAATGTCGCTGGAAAAGTCTGGAGTGTCATATAAACTTTCCATTAATTACTGCTCTGCAGAGACTCAGCACcaaaaagcaagacaagtcaCGCTCCAAGCACACTAATCCCCTGGGAatgcagggagggagcagcaaGTCACCAATTACATTTTTATCTTATCACCACTCACTGAAAAGTTTTACAGTGTGAATCATGATTATGGCCTGGACTCTGCTCCCTTCTTACTACACCAGCCTGTGAGAGCTCAAACCCTGCCTGAGGACAGCATCTGTCCTGGTGTTCCCCAGCAGACCCAAAGAGGAAGGCAGGGTTCACCCAGCCTCACTGACCAGCTGACACGAGATTTCCCTCAAAATTAAACCTCAAGTACTATCTACGGTTTTGCTTTTGCTCAGAAGCCTCTCAGCCCTGCTCCAAAGCTCATGTTTTCACCCATTTGCCAGAGGATGTGGGGCAGATCCAGCATTAGTCATGAGCGGTACTGATGTCACAAGACAAACAAggccattttccacccctcttttgcCTGCttgcatcagaagaagcaacACTGATGGGGGGGAGAGGCCACCCCACTTCCAGGAGGAAGAGAGCGGTTTCCTTCCCAGTGAGCTGGCAGAGATACTGTGCACAAAGCCGGACAGCAAAACTGGATGGCTTCCAGACACAAAAAAGTTCAGAGAGGCTGAGCTCGTGGGCGGTCACACATATAACCAACAGTAATGAATACCTCTCTTTTTGATTCTGCACAGTGAAGGAATCCTGACCACAGGATCGCCAGCGCTTTGCTGCAGCCTGGCACAATGCATCCAGAATGGGGCTCACATCTTCCAGTGGGAGCACAGCCAAAAGCAGGCTCTGCCTCCCTCGCTCTCAGCATGCAAAAAGAAGGGTGTTTTTACCCCGAAGAGCCACCTGTTACAGAAACATTCCCCTGTTTCTGGAGTGCAGAAAGGCAGAGGGGTGTAATGCAGGGCTGTCACGAAGAACACTGGGTTTAGGGAGTGCTGGGCAGACAAAGCTGCTGTTCTGCACCACTGATCTCCACCACATTCCCAGAGACTCTAATCTGATCAGCCCCATTAACGAGTTGCAAATGGCATTTCAAATCAGGATTACAAACCAGAAAGACCAGATGGAAAGCTGCTTCTGACCCCCTACAATAAAATATACTACTGCAAGGAGCATATCACATCAGTCCTAGATGCGCTGTCG containing:
- the CAP1 gene encoding adenylyl cyclase-associated protein 1, producing MERLVERLEKAVERLETVCQGPGMCGESSSKGVVQYVQAFDALLAGPVAEYVKISKEVGGDVQQHAEMVYTGLMSERALLMMASQHQQPAENVFPSLLKPISEQIQLVQNFREKNRGSKLFNHLSAVSESIPALGWVAMAPKPGPYVKEMTDAAMFYTNRILKEYKDVDKKHVDWVKAYLSIWTELQAYIKEYHTTGLAWSKTGPVATEGAKSPSAPPAGAAPPPPGPPPPPAPAPTCSSTDDSASRSALFAQINRGEGITSGLRHVSDDMKTHKNPALKNQGGPVRSGPKPFTAPKPACNANPSQKNSPKAPALLELEGKKWRVENQENATNLVISDTELKQVAYVFKCTNSTLQIKGKINSITLDNCKKLGLVFDDVVGIVEIINSRDVKVQVMGKVPTISINKTDGCHVYLSKDSLDCEIVSAKSSEMNILIPTEGGDFTEFPVPEQFKTVWNGQKLVTTVTEIAG